In Lolium rigidum isolate FL_2022 chromosome 3, APGP_CSIRO_Lrig_0.1, whole genome shotgun sequence, the genomic window gcctcgctcatgttggtcaagtcggcgttcatgatgaggttgtcctcggcttggcgtttgagctcaacttccttcgccttcagctccacctctttggcccttgccattgctatgagctcaagttctctctcttgagctcaagttctttagctttggtcttggccttgacctcttcaatctcgaGCTTCTTCtcgctggacatcaaagaatttcttccctgtcctcttctttctcccggcgcctcctctcatccctcttgtccgtggacacctctccgtccgcatgcatctccttcaaagtgccatacaatagcatggacgacgcatcacgcttcatgtcggctttggttgacttgtggccgcgtggacgacttgcacgagaagcggagctaccgcaaggctgcccaccatcaaggtcaatgaccgtggcatctttggcgggattgttgccgatcaaggtcgccatgtagccctcgtacccctcctggaacttgggggtgccgtggagttccttccaacaatgagggaaggcaaaggtcttctctccattgttggctttgtagaattccaaagctcgccacacctagatcaaagcgagacaacaacgataaacatatgtgcaaacatcggatgaataagttgaggttatgaatcataccaagtccttcacacccatgccactaacggggagccgcctcgcgtgctcatacgccgcgtggaacttgttgcattccgtttgaattgctccccacctcttttggagcgatatttcgctgcggtcgctctcaaatggctcctcgtccatatttgcgatgttcatggaagtattcatagatccggcgccgaatgcggaccccttcgctcggcacccgtcaacgcatcttgcccgatggtcaaccatccatcgacgagcaccttgtcctccttctccgtgtagttggcggttcgtttgcttacccggcgacctcgagcttgtgcagctgcggcttgtgtgaggccctcaccgaacaacggctcctcctcaatgTTTATGCTCGCCGGGACAGGCAGCTGTGCCCtcccgtgtgtcaatgggaggtggccggGGAGCTCGccgtgtcgaaggatatggcggtggtcgtcggcattgtccgcgcgaaagacggaggggcccgcacggtggacggtgactgcgcgcgcgcggccgacggATCGTCGAACAGAgttgcgtgcaccggacgtcgcAGCTCGCTCCCGTGTTcttcgggcctttggagttcgccggcgcacggttcgggtcaatggacgaaggtgacggccccgtcatggactcgcccacctccggtgacccatcccgtgatcgGTACGCATGCCGCCCATGCgccccatttcgtgcccaaatagggcggtcggtggggcagttgaccttggaggaaggggccgggtcacggaggaggccgagctccccaccgaggccgcgccggtgccggggatgatcatgtggccggccgagcgccgggtggccgTAAAATAGCATGGCATGCTCGCTCTTGAAGGAgagtgctcttcgcctccgtcttgagttggagaagccgctccgccgcccgccgccgctccacctcGGCAGCGGTTTCCTCTTCCGTTGGTCGAGCGCCCTGCGGCGGCCGGCCCTCTTCTTGCTCTCGAGATTCCTCTCGCTCCGGGGtgaggtcggccttcgccttcttcgtcggcggccgggggagctcggcctccgccggctcgagagccgcctccacggcgagagcggcaacggccgcgggtgcctcctctccgatggtggcggtggcggcggcggtcgcttcgtcggccatctctaggttttgggagtacagtGGAGTGTTTTCTCGTTTTGGGAGGCGGACGGGCGGGCCGAGGGCGGACAagcgaggacgcgagcgaccagcctttcgcgtccgcggccacgcaaactcgtccaatatttgggccgggtttgggtcgtcccggacgccgcggccatccgttttagggatgggtccgcgcgctgggccgcggttttgtccgtttcgacccatccggacgcgcgggcgcgggatgggtcgcccggttggagatgccctaatacctCGTGAGACAGGGACCTGTCTTCCTCGTTCCTgtggaagccaaacccaatccccAATCCCCATTCCTCTCCAAGGCAAACTCGAAACCCGTCTTCCCCAAGCGAAACCCCACCCCGTCTCCCCCGTTCACCTCCAGATCCAAAGCGAAGCATGGCAGCGGCGGCGTACCGGGAGTGGCCGCTCCTCCCCGACGACATCACCCGGGACATCTTCGCCCGCATCCAGCCAGACGACCCTCTCTACTTCTTCCGGGTGAGCCACCTCTGCAAGGACTGGCGCCGCGCCCTCTCCGACCCGGATTtcgcccgccgcctccaccagcgCAACTTGGCTCCTCTACTCTTCGGCTTTCTCCATGACCGCGACCACGACGAGGACCTCCCAACCTTCTTCCGCACGCTCGCTTCGCCCTTCTCCCCCAAGGACGTCCCCGATCGCCGCGACTGGAGGGTGCTGGATTACAGGCACGGCCGGGCCCTCTTCATCTCAAAGCGCGACGGCGAGCTGGGGCGGAAAGACCTTCTTATCTGGGATCCCGTCACAGGTCTTCAGCGCCGCGTGCCGGTGGCCCCGCAGGCCAGCCGCAGCTGCTTGCCGGGCGCGGCCGTGGTCTGCGCGGCGCCTGGCTGCAACCATCACCACCGATGCAACGGGGGCGAATTTCAAGTGGCGCTGGTGTTCTCTGATATCCCggtcgacgacgatgatgaagatgaaccaCAAATTAAAGGTTTCCTCTATTCATCTCAGTCAGATACATGGGCCGCGGTGGCTACATTCTATGGCCTTTCTGAGTTCTTCGGGGAGAGACCCAGCGTGCTGTTAGGGAAATCTCTGTATTTCCTATCAGATGGGCTTGTACTCCTTGAGTTTGATATGTCTGCCAATACACTGTCTGAGATTGCATTGCCCGACATGGGTGAGGACTTTTGTGAGACTGAGAGTAGTCTTATACTTGTGCATGACCAGAATGGAGGAATTGGTATCGTCGAGGCAACAGATGGTTATATATGCATGTGGTCAAGGGATACCAGTGACGATGGCGATGTCAGTTGGTCTATTACCTGGACATTTGATCACTACGATCTCGACGGAACTATTGGAATCGATGGCCAGTCCTTACTTGGATTCGTTGAAGGATCCTCTGTCATCTTTGTGGCTACATCGGAAGGCACTTTTACATTTGACCTGACCTCAGGGCTGGCTAAAATGGTTGCCGAggaaaaaaatttcaaatttgtgcTACCTGTTGTTAACTTGTGTGCCC contains:
- the LOC124697702 gene encoding uncharacterized protein LOC124697702, whose translation is MAAAAYREWPLLPDDITRDIFARIQPDDPLYFFRVSHLCKDWRRALSDPDFARRLHQRNLAPLLFGFLHDRDHDEDLPTFFRTLASPFSPKDVPDRRDWRVLDYRHGRALFISKRDGELGRKDLLIWDPVTGLQRRVPVAPQASRSCLPGAAVVCAAPGCNHHHRCNGGEFQVALVFSDIPVDDDDEDEPQIKGFLYSSQSDTWAAVATFYGLSEFFGERPSVLLGKSLYFLSDGLVLLEFDMSANTLSEIALPDMGEDFCETESSLILVHDQNGGIGIVEATDGYICMWSRDTSDDGDVSWSITWTFDHYDLDGTIGIDGQSLLGFVEGSSVIFVATSEGTFTFDLTSGLAKMVAEEKNFKFVLPVVNLCAPLNGLQQIQVEQLHEQPMPNEEDKCERGIKVAEDALQVAEQLFIKGWNDVEYRDFNSAVQCLKDCLEIRTGHYGKFAPECASTYCRYGCALLYKAQEMTNLADDQGGYLSLSGEMLDIARSIVEKNPESTTGIAEIVNALTEVLIQREKKGATLTKSTEAKTESIKRAHVKETSPETPRKRHQKAVDSVAMDRSFDDSGMHSPTQSDY